CTTTTGGAGAGGCGCAAGGCGGTCACAGTTAAACCTTGAAGGTGAAGGGATCGCGAATGACGACATGTGGATGCGAAAAGTCGTGGCCTTTTCGGTGACGTATTGGGCAGCCTTTCTTGTTTGCTTACCTATAGCTACTGTTCTTCAGTGGATCGATAGGTGTTTAACCCCATTACTGACTCGCGATGCTGGCAATTACCCGGTGGAATGGGCTCGGTTGGCGATTGAGCGCCCCCACGTCATTTCGATACCGGAGGCGGTTGCGTTCACCGGGTTCGCCTATCTCTACATGGGTGTGGTATTTTATCTCTTCTTTGCGGGCTCATTTTGCTCTTCACAATTGTATACGATTTTTGGGAACTTGGACGAGATCCTGAACCTGGGGTAGATGGAGAATATCACTGGCAGTCCAATCAACTCGAACTCAAAATCATGCGCGGGATTTTCCGGTGCTGTATTCTGGGACTCTTGATTGCCTTATGCATGAAGCTCCAAAGCACTTTTATGCTTTCAAGTGAATCGACCATGGCGGGTTGGTTGACTCGCGATTTCCTGTCAGTCTTGGGAAATCATGAGAAGGCAAGCGACTGGTTCGAATACAGCATGCCGACGAACTATAGCAGCCTGCTGATCGTATTGGCGACCTGCACTGTGTTTTATATGGGCTTGTTCGAGTCCACGCCGCGTTGCGTCAGCAAGGAGACATTGGACATGGTCGAAATCAGAGAGAATTGGAATCATGTTGGCGCTCGTCGCCCTGCTGACCATCGTCTACGTCCTGATCGGTGCAATCGCTGGTTTCTCGATCTTGCTGTGCATCGGGCTGCTGTCTGCAATCTACGGCCTGATTTATCCAAGCATCGATACATGACGGGCGACTGACCAAGGAGACAAACAAAGTGTATCATAGCTGGCTCGATCGTTGGGATGAGCGACGCGCAGAGCGGGGGACGAAGTAAAGAGGCGGACAGATTTCGCTCTGGACACTGAACTTGCCTTCCCTGGCTCCGGACATCCGGCAGGTATCGAGGCCTTCTGTCAACTTGCAGACCAGGCTGTTGAGGACCCAACCTATTTCGATGAACCGGGTAACAACGACTTGGTCGTCGAACGCAAAGGAGATTGGGCCAAATTTCCTTCAGGAATTTCTACTGACGTCGCAGAGAACAATCTCGTCTGGGCGAAAGTAACAGAAAGCAGATCATTCGATAAAGCTTTGGTTGTGTTTCACCATTGGAATGCAAGCGCGCGGTATCAACAGATGGCGAACTTTTTCTCCCGGCGTGGGATCACGGTAGTCGAGATGGCACTGCCGTATCACTTCGAACGTAGCCGTCCCGGCGCCGATTATGCCGACTACATGCTAAGCCCGAATCTCGGACGGACGACTCAATCCGTGAGACAGGCGGTATGGGATGGTCGAAAGCTTATACGGTGGCTAAAGGAGCAAGGTTATAAAGAGATTTCTGTACTCGGAATGAGTCTGGGTTCCTGGGTTGCCGGGTTGATTGCCGCCCATGACAAAACTGTTTCAAAAGCTGCGCTATTTCTCACGGCCGGAAGTCTTGCGGACATGGTGTGGACCGGGCGCGCAACGCGAACGATTTGCGAGAGCCTTCAACCCGTGATCGAATTGGGCGACCTCAGAAGGGCTTGGGGACCACTAAACTTGGTAAACCATGCGCATCATCTGGCGCGGGACAATCTCGAACTTCAGGTAGTATTGGCCAAACGAGACAAGGTGGTGCTGCCGGAGCTTTCTGATAGGCTGATTCAAGGGCTGAAGCACGCCGGGGCCGCGCCCAGCATATTGAAACTGAATTGCGGCCACTATTCACTGTCCATGCCGCCCTACATTGTGTCGGCCGGCCGAAGCGTGGCTCGCATGTTGAAACCCGGCCCCTAAGCCGCTGACGTCGAGACTGGAACGGGTTCTCGGCTGAATTGAGCCCGTAGCCCAGTTATCGAATTCGGAACCCGCGACTCGGGCCAAAAGTTTCGCCCCGAAGTTATCGGTGAAGCGAGCCCAAGAAGCGCCCATATTCCTCGCTGACTTCGCGCGCTTCCTCGAAGGCGCGAGCACGCTCCTCGTCGAGGCAGCGAAAATAGTTCTGTATGTCGCGGAAGTAGAGCTCGAAGTCATGACGGAGGATGGTCACAAATTCCGCGACAACCTTCTGATCTCTTGGAACAAATGGCCGAGGCGGAGGGATGCATGGTTCGGCGAGCGCCGGACAACCGACAAGCGAAAGCAGACCGAATGTGCGCATCAAAGGCAGGATGCGCAACCGAAGATAGCCAAAGCCGCTTAAATCCTTGAACGAGCGCATGTTACGTGCCTAAAGGTATCGGATCAACGTATACCGCAAAAATTGTAATATACTATTGCGGTCATAAGTATACTATCGTAACTCTGGGCTTCAAGTAGGAATGCCTAGGGTCGCGCCATTGGAGAAAGCGTGAGCCGGGCCATGAACTGGGACATTGAAGCACCAAATGTGGTTACGGAAGCCAGGTTCCGCGAGCTCGTGGAAAGCGGCTACGGCGCAGAAATCCTGTGCCAAGAATCGGCACACAAGAAAGGCCCCAGCTATTACGGGGTCTGGATCATGCGTGTGGTCTCCAACGAAGGCGTGGAGAAGCTGCTGGTCACGGCCCGTACTCGGACGACCTATAACGACATCAAGATCCGCGAGTTCAAGACGATCTCTGGCGTGGTGTCTTTCTTCATTGGCCTTGGTTTTGCGCATGTCGATCTGCCGCTTGAGGCGGGACAAGCCGTACGCACAAACTTGCGCCGTCAGACAAAGACCCATCAGACAAGGGCGCTGGCAACTAGTCTCGTCTGTCTCTGGCTGGTCGCAGCACCTGCCTCAGCGCAAATGGTTCTTATCATGGAAAGCGACGGCTCTCTGACCCCGTCGCGGTCTCAGAGCGGTTTTGCCCGAAACTACAATGACGGCATCGGTCAGGGTTCGGCCTC
This portion of the Sulfitobacter faviae genome encodes:
- a CDS encoding alpha/beta hydrolase family protein translates to MDTELAFPGSGHPAGIEAFCQLADQAVEDPTYFDEPGNNDLVVERKGDWAKFPSGISTDVAENNLVWAKVTESRSFDKALVVFHHWNASARYQQMANFFSRRGITVVEMALPYHFERSRPGADYADYMLSPNLGRTTQSVRQAVWDGRKLIRWLKEQGYKEISVLGMSLGSWVAGLIAAHDKTVSKAALFLTAGSLADMVWTGRATRTICESLQPVIELGDLRRAWGPLNLVNHAHHLARDNLELQVVLAKRDKVVLPELSDRLIQGLKHAGAAPSILKLNCGHYSLSMPPYIVSAGRSVARMLKPGP